The proteins below come from a single Comamonas antarctica genomic window:
- a CDS encoding YecA family protein: MTEQTTPNAADEVLASDAETAPALDVEQLEELDEILEDMRTRGEEIPQWEFCDGFLTALVCTRRPIPAAEYLPMLLGDGAELEVAEGAPLPKLDAFKDEAQQARFLALWQARWDEVVRQLDADVRQLDDERCFHPEAMDMRGAIAGLPEEERAEMEGQEIPSYGQVWALGFMFAVENWPEEWAAPRDKEAAQWLDAALESVVALTEDDTGKPEVSIYDENGPASTSRARVETYGDAIWGIYDLRQLWKSMGPRQETIVKGEQPGRNDPCPCGSGKKFKKCHGA; encoded by the coding sequence ATGACCGAACAAACCACCCCCAACGCCGCCGACGAAGTGCTGGCGTCCGACGCCGAAACCGCGCCCGCGCTGGATGTCGAACAGCTGGAAGAGCTCGACGAAATCCTCGAAGACATGCGCACGCGCGGCGAGGAAATCCCGCAGTGGGAGTTCTGCGATGGTTTCCTGACGGCCCTGGTCTGCACGCGCCGCCCGATTCCCGCGGCCGAATACCTGCCGATGCTGCTGGGCGACGGCGCCGAACTCGAAGTGGCCGAGGGCGCGCCGCTGCCCAAGCTCGACGCGTTCAAGGACGAAGCGCAGCAGGCGCGTTTTCTCGCGCTGTGGCAGGCCCGCTGGGATGAAGTCGTGCGCCAGCTCGACGCCGATGTGCGCCAGCTCGACGACGAACGCTGCTTCCACCCCGAAGCCATGGACATGCGCGGCGCGATTGCGGGCCTGCCCGAGGAAGAGCGCGCCGAGATGGAAGGCCAGGAGATTCCTTCGTACGGCCAGGTCTGGGCGCTGGGCTTCATGTTCGCCGTGGAAAACTGGCCCGAGGAATGGGCGGCTCCGCGCGACAAGGAAGCCGCGCAGTGGCTCGACGCCGCGCTGGAATCGGTCGTTGCGCTGACCGAAGACGACACCGGCAAGCCCGAAGTCAGCATCTATGACGAAAACGGCCCGGCCAGCACCAGCCGCGCGCGCGTGGAAACCTATGGCGATGCGATCTGGGGCATCTATGACCTGCGCCAGCTCTGGAAGAGCATGGGCCCGCGCCAGGAAACCATCGTCAAGGGCGAGCAGCCCGGCCGCAACGATCCCTGCCCCTGCGGCAGCGGCAAGAAGTTCAAGAAGTGCCACGGGGCATAA
- a CDS encoding CinA family protein: MASELVRELAAALLARGMQMATAESCTGGLIAGACTDLAGSSDWFERGFVTYSNQAKTAMLGVDAALIEAHGAVSEAVALAMARGAVQHSLAHCSVAVTGVAGPGGGSAAKPVGTVWFGWCVNGQADAECVRFDGDRAAVREATVAHALRGLLRRLK, encoded by the coding sequence ATGGCCAGCGAACTCGTACGTGAACTGGCCGCGGCCCTGCTGGCACGCGGCATGCAAATGGCCACGGCCGAGAGCTGCACCGGCGGCTTGATTGCCGGCGCCTGCACCGACCTCGCCGGCTCGAGCGACTGGTTCGAGCGCGGTTTCGTCACCTACTCCAACCAGGCCAAGACCGCGATGCTGGGCGTGGATGCAGCGCTGATCGAAGCCCACGGCGCCGTGAGCGAAGCCGTGGCACTGGCCATGGCGCGCGGCGCGGTGCAGCACTCCTTGGCCCATTGCAGCGTGGCCGTGACCGGCGTGGCCGGCCCGGGCGGTGGCTCGGCCGCCAAGCCCGTGGGCACGGTCTGGTTCGGCTGGTGCGTCAACGGGCAGGCCGATGCCGAATGCGTGCGCTTCGATGGCGACCGCGCGGCGGTGCGCGAGGCGACGGTGGCGCATGCGCTCAGGGGCTTGTTGCGGCGTCTGAAGTAA
- the thiL gene encoding thiamine-phosphate kinase, with protein MGEFELIRRFFTRPVRRAVLGVGDDCALLAPAPGMQLAISSDMLVEGRHFFADVDPRRLGHKALAVNLSDLAACGARPLAFTLALSLPRADAAWAGAFADGLMALAEAHQCELIGGDTTQGPLNICITVFGEVPAGQALLRSGARAGDDIYVSGTLGEARLALEALQGHLQLPPATLAATRLRLETPTPRVALGQALRGIASSALDLSDGLLGDLGHILAQSGVGACIDTRLTSALLTAGPGLDTELLRQCTLAGGDDYELCFTAAPTLRAQVEAAAAASATPVTRIGSIEAQAGLRLLGNQGQELLQRYASFDHFSA; from the coding sequence ATGGGTGAATTCGAACTGATCCGCCGCTTTTTCACGCGCCCCGTGCGCCGCGCCGTGCTGGGCGTGGGCGACGACTGCGCGCTGCTCGCACCCGCGCCCGGCATGCAGCTGGCCATCTCCAGCGACATGCTGGTCGAAGGCCGGCATTTCTTCGCCGATGTCGACCCGCGGCGGCTGGGCCACAAGGCGCTGGCGGTCAACCTCAGCGATCTCGCCGCCTGCGGCGCCCGGCCCCTGGCCTTCACGCTGGCGCTGTCGCTGCCGCGCGCCGATGCCGCGTGGGCCGGCGCGTTTGCCGACGGGCTGATGGCGCTGGCCGAGGCGCACCAGTGCGAGCTGATCGGCGGCGACACCACGCAGGGTCCGCTGAACATCTGCATCACCGTCTTCGGCGAGGTGCCCGCGGGCCAGGCGCTGCTGCGCAGCGGCGCGCGCGCCGGCGACGACATCTACGTCAGCGGCACGCTGGGCGAGGCACGCCTGGCGCTCGAAGCGCTGCAAGGGCACTTGCAGCTGCCGCCGGCCACGCTGGCCGCCACCCGGCTGCGGCTGGAAACGCCCACCCCGCGCGTGGCGCTGGGACAGGCGCTGCGCGGCATCGCGAGCAGCGCGCTGGATCTGAGCGACGGCCTGCTGGGCGACCTGGGCCACATCCTGGCGCAGTCAGGCGTCGGTGCCTGCATCGACACCCGGCTGACCAGCGCGCTGCTGACCGCGGGCCCGGGCCTGGACACAGAACTGCTGCGCCAATGCACGCTGGCCGGCGGCGATGACTACGAGCTGTGCTTCACCGCGGCGCCGACGCTGCGCGCACAGGTCGAGGCCGCGGCCGCGGCCAGCGCCACACCGGTCACGCGCATCGGCAGCATCGAGGCGCAGGCCGGCCTGCGCCTGCTTGGCAACCAGGGGCAGGAGCTGCTGCAGCGCTATGCTTCCTTCGATCATTTTTCTGCGTGA
- a CDS encoding PIN domain-containing protein — MKIVLRWPQCNAVHGAGPRPLVLDTNMVLDLLVFDDPAIAPVRALLAEGALHWIADAAQRVELERVLAYPQIAPRVAFYGLSTASVLAAFDAGVAYQSEAPAIRVICKDPDDQHFLALAVQHQALLLSKDKAVLVQRKRLALLGATVGNLLLWPPAAAAVPAPVGSAQGLAA, encoded by the coding sequence ATGAAGATCGTGCTGCGCTGGCCGCAGTGCAATGCCGTGCATGGCGCCGGTCCGCGGCCGCTGGTGCTCGACACCAACATGGTGCTCGATCTGCTGGTCTTCGACGACCCGGCGATCGCGCCGGTGCGCGCGCTGCTGGCCGAGGGCGCGCTGCACTGGATTGCCGATGCCGCGCAGCGCGTGGAACTCGAGCGCGTGCTGGCCTACCCGCAGATCGCGCCGCGCGTGGCCTTCTATGGCTTGAGCACGGCCAGCGTGCTGGCGGCGTTCGATGCCGGCGTGGCCTACCAATCCGAGGCACCGGCCATCCGCGTCATCTGCAAGGACCCCGATGACCAGCATTTCCTCGCGCTCGCGGTGCAGCACCAGGCGCTGCTGCTGAGCAAGGACAAGGCGGTGCTGGTGCAGCGCAAGCGGCTGGCGCTGCTGGGCGCGACGGTGGGCAATCTCCTGCTGTGGCCGCCGGCAGCGGCTGCCGTGCCGGCGCCCGTCGGCTCCGCACAGGGACTGGCCGCCTGA
- a CDS encoding SulP family inorganic anion transporter, whose amino-acid sequence MATPLLTRLRAEWAPSIPRELLAGAVATFALIPEVIAFSFVAGVDPAVGLYASFIISIVIAFAGARPAMVSAAAGSVALVAAPLVQSHGLPYLLAAGLLAGVVQIIFGWLRMGLLVRFVSSSVRTGFVNALAILIFSAQLPHLRHANGAGWALLALGLALIYGLPWLARRLGWAALAAIPSPLICVLVLTLLAAGLGLPVATVADLGHLPDALPSFALPEVPLAWETLRIIALPAIAIAMVGLLESVLTAAVVDEMTSTPSDKNRECTGLGLANVAASCFGGIAGCGMIGQAVGNVTYGGRGRLSTLFAGVFLLLLIVLLKPWVAQVPVVALVAIMVTVSVATFDWRSLRQLARHPKTSTTVMLATVALTLATHNLAVGVAVGVLLSGVFFMAKVSQLLQVRCDDDDAGRTRTWTITGQVFFASADALVDAFDVRGAEGRAVRIDASGAQFWDITGVAALEKVVQRLRSHGCAVEVTGLSASSQALRERVKQA is encoded by the coding sequence ATGGCCACCCCTTTGCTGACCCGTCTGCGTGCCGAATGGGCGCCGAGCATTCCGCGTGAACTGCTCGCGGGCGCGGTCGCGACCTTTGCGCTGATTCCCGAAGTCATTGCGTTTTCGTTTGTCGCGGGTGTCGATCCGGCGGTGGGGCTGTACGCGTCTTTCATCATCAGCATCGTCATTGCATTTGCGGGCGCGCGCCCGGCAATGGTGTCGGCGGCCGCGGGATCGGTGGCGCTGGTGGCCGCGCCGCTGGTGCAGTCGCATGGGCTGCCGTATCTGCTGGCCGCGGGCCTGCTGGCGGGCGTGGTGCAGATCATCTTCGGCTGGCTGCGCATGGGGCTGCTGGTGCGTTTTGTCTCGAGTTCGGTGCGCACCGGCTTCGTCAATGCGCTGGCCATCCTGATCTTCAGCGCGCAGCTGCCGCATCTGCGTCACGCGAACGGCGCGGGCTGGGCGCTGCTGGCGCTGGGACTGGCGCTGATCTACGGGCTGCCGTGGCTCGCGCGGCGGCTGGGCTGGGCGGCACTGGCGGCGATTCCGTCACCGCTGATCTGCGTGCTGGTGCTGACGCTGCTGGCCGCAGGCCTGGGCCTGCCGGTGGCCACCGTGGCCGACCTGGGCCATCTGCCCGATGCCTTGCCGTCGTTTGCCCTGCCCGAGGTGCCGCTGGCCTGGGAAACGCTGCGCATCATCGCGCTGCCGGCAATTGCCATTGCCATGGTCGGCCTGCTTGAATCGGTGCTCACGGCCGCCGTCGTCGATGAAATGACCAGCACCCCCAGCGACAAGAACCGTGAATGCACCGGCCTGGGCCTGGCCAATGTCGCGGCCAGCTGCTTTGGCGGCATTGCCGGCTGCGGCATGATCGGTCAGGCGGTGGGCAATGTGACCTATGGCGGGCGCGGCCGGCTGTCGACGCTGTTTGCCGGCGTGTTCCTGCTGCTGCTGATCGTGCTGCTCAAGCCCTGGGTCGCGCAGGTGCCGGTCGTGGCGCTGGTGGCGATCATGGTCACGGTGTCGGTGGCGACCTTCGACTGGCGCAGCCTGCGCCAGCTGGCGCGCCATCCCAAGACCTCGACGACGGTGATGCTGGCGACGGTGGCGCTGACGCTGGCCACGCACAACCTGGCCGTGGGCGTGGCCGTGGGCGTGCTGCTCAGCGGCGTGTTCTTCATGGCCAAGGTGTCGCAGCTGCTGCAGGTGCGCTGCGACGATGATGACGCGGGACGGACGCGCACCTGGACGATTACCGGCCAGGTGTTCTTTGCCTCGGCCGATGCGCTGGTCGACGCATTCGACGTGCGCGGCGCCGAAGGGCGCGCGGTGCGCATCGATGCCAGCGGCGCGCAGTTCTGGGATATCACCGGCGTGGCGGCGCTGGAAAAAGTGGTGCAGCGCTTGCGTTCCCATGGCTGCGCCGTTGAGGTCACCGGATTGAGCGCGAGCAGCCAGGCGTTGCGGGAACGGGTGAAGCAGGCCTAG
- a CDS encoding phosphatidylglycerophosphatase A family protein — MLAHPAHFIALGQGSGLGRIAPGTVGSLWGWLTFLLLQFWFTPAQLGWIIAFSAVLGCWACTVTAQHMRVADPGHIVWDEVVGIWLVLWLCMPMGGWGQLCAFALFRFFDAVKPQPVRWADQLFKGFGWRGGLGIMFDDLVAACCTLFVIALWRHFLY; from the coding sequence ATGCTGGCCCATCCGGCACATTTCATTGCGCTGGGCCAAGGGTCGGGCCTGGGCCGCATTGCACCCGGCACGGTGGGGAGCCTGTGGGGCTGGCTCACTTTCCTGCTGCTGCAGTTCTGGTTCACGCCCGCGCAGCTGGGCTGGATCATCGCGTTCTCCGCAGTGCTCGGTTGCTGGGCGTGCACCGTCACCGCGCAGCACATGCGCGTGGCCGACCCGGGCCATATCGTCTGGGACGAAGTCGTCGGCATCTGGCTGGTGCTGTGGCTCTGCATGCCCATGGGCGGCTGGGGCCAGCTGTGCGCATTCGCACTTTTCCGCTTCTTCGATGCCGTCAAGCCCCAGCCGGTGCGCTGGGCCGACCAGCTGTTCAAGGGCTTTGGCTGGCGCGGCGGTCTCGGCATCATGTTCGACGACCTGGTTGCGGCTTGCTGCACCCTCTTCGTGATCGCGCTGTGGCGCCATTTCCTCTACTGA
- a CDS encoding THUMP domain-containing class I SAM-dependent RNA methyltransferase — protein sequence MNQLQLFLPCAAGVEDYLADEAHRITGLTGHDLLVGRGGVMLRASWRDALLLNLHSRLAQRVLVQLSTSMYRNENDLYRAASEIAWEIWFSPRESFKIEFTSQHSPLTSLNFAALRVKDAIADRFRAKTGVRPDVETRYPDVRVHMHLTTDEATIYIDTSGEALFKRGWREDKGDAPLKETLAAAMIAATGWDPHGDNPQPLYDPCCGSGTVVIEAAQIACRIPPGIQRRFAFEKLVPFQPHVWEAILRQAEEAICDSPVGIYGSDVSHRMVDFAQRNAERAGVARAVSLRGGDALQRMPPSEQPGVMVLNPPYGERIAAAGTAGRNAAERMGQVAHVGRETAQTEDGVEFFSQLASHWKKSYSGWQAWMLTPDLKLPGKMRLKESRRVPLWNGPIECRMFRFDMIKGAVKPRRNADGGDHPGGATAA from the coding sequence ATGAACCAACTGCAACTGTTTTTGCCCTGCGCCGCCGGCGTGGAGGACTATCTGGCCGATGAGGCCCACCGCATCACGGGACTGACCGGACACGACCTGCTGGTCGGGCGCGGCGGCGTGATGCTGCGCGCCTCGTGGCGCGATGCGCTGCTGCTGAACCTGCATAGCCGGCTGGCGCAGCGCGTGCTGGTGCAGCTGTCGACCTCGATGTACCGCAACGAGAACGACCTGTACCGTGCAGCCAGCGAAATTGCCTGGGAGATCTGGTTCAGCCCGCGCGAGAGCTTCAAGATCGAATTCACCTCGCAGCACAGCCCGCTGACCAGCCTGAATTTCGCCGCGCTGCGCGTCAAGGACGCCATTGCCGACCGCTTCCGCGCCAAGACCGGCGTGCGCCCCGATGTCGAGACGCGCTACCCCGATGTGCGCGTGCACATGCACCTCACCACGGACGAAGCCACGATCTATATCGACACCTCGGGCGAGGCGCTGTTCAAGCGCGGCTGGCGCGAGGACAAGGGCGATGCGCCGCTGAAGGAAACGCTGGCTGCGGCCATGATCGCCGCCACCGGCTGGGATCCCCATGGCGACAATCCGCAGCCGCTGTACGACCCGTGCTGCGGCAGCGGCACGGTGGTCATCGAGGCCGCGCAGATCGCCTGCCGCATTCCGCCGGGCATCCAGCGCCGCTTTGCGTTCGAGAAGCTGGTGCCATTCCAGCCCCACGTGTGGGAAGCGATCCTGCGCCAGGCCGAGGAGGCGATCTGCGACAGCCCGGTGGGCATCTATGGCTCGGACGTGTCGCACCGCATGGTGGATTTTGCGCAGCGCAATGCCGAGCGCGCGGGCGTGGCGCGCGCCGTGAGCCTGCGCGGCGGCGATGCGCTGCAGCGCATGCCGCCCAGCGAGCAGCCCGGCGTGATGGTGCTGAATCCGCCCTATGGCGAGCGCATTGCCGCGGCCGGCACGGCCGGGCGCAATGCGGCCGAGCGCATGGGCCAGGTGGCGCATGTCGGCCGCGAAACCGCGCAGACCGAGGATGGCGTCGAGTTCTTCAGCCAGCTGGCATCGCACTGGAAGAAGAGCTACAGCGGCTGGCAGGCCTGGATGCTCACGCCTGACCTGAAGCTGCCCGGCAAGATGCGCCTCAAGGAATCGCGCCGCGTGCCGCTGTGGAACGGCCCGATCGAATGCCGGATGTTCCGCTTCGACATGATCAAGGGCGCAGTCAAGCCGCGCCGCAACGCCGACGGCGGGGACCACCCCGGCGGCGCCACGGCCGCATGA